Sequence from the Pseudomonas sp. 7SR1 genome:
GGAGCTGGCGCTGCAGCATCTGGGCGGGCGGGACTACGAGATTTTCGACCGGGTGCTGCCGGACCCGGAAATCGCCATTGTCAAAGACTGCATGCAGGCCTATCGCGACGGCGGCCATGACGGCTTGATCGGGCTGGGCGGCGGCAGCGCCATCGACATCGCCAAGTGCGTGGGGGTCTATGCCGGTTATCACGGCGAACTGGAGGACATGTTCGGCGTCGACCAGGTACCGCGCAAAGGCCCGCCCATGATCGCCATCCCCACCACGGCCGGTACCGGTTCGGAAGTCACCAACGTGGCGATCCTTTCCGACAAGGCCGCTCAATTGAAGAAAGGGATCGTCAGCGACTACCTGCTGCCGGACGTGGCGCTGGTCAGCCCGCAGATGACCCTCACGTGCCCGCGCAGCGTGACCGCTTCCAGTGGTGTCGATGCGCTGGTCCACGCCATCGAGTCGTATCTGTCCCTCAACGCCTCGCCGATCACCGATGCCCTGGCCATCGGAGCTATCAAGCTGATCACCCGGGCGTTGCCCAAGGCCTTCTGTAATCCTTCCCACCTGCAAGCCCGTGAAGACATGGCTACCGCCA
This genomic interval carries:
- a CDS encoding iron-containing alcohol dehydrogenase: MSLSSFKIAHKLITGAAAIEQLAAELTRLDVDNPLIVTDAALVKSGTVELALQHLGGRDYEIFDRVLPDPEIAIVKDCMQAYRDGGHDGLIGLGGGSAIDIAKCVGVYAGYHGELEDMFGVDQVPRKGPPMIAIPTTAGTGSEVTNVAILSDKAAQLKKGIVSDYLLPDVALVSPQMTLTCPRSVTASSGVDALVHAIESYLSLNASPITDALAIGAIKLITRALPKAFCNPSHLQAREDMATASLMAGMAFGNAGVGAVHALAYPLGGRFHVSHGVANALLLPYVMAWNKVACVERMRDIAQAMGIRTEHLSDLEAADEAVEAMIALCAAVEIPQGLSGLGVTEDVIPSMAAEAAGIERLMRNNPRRLSAADIEKIYLAAY